The genome window CAGCTACATCACCAAGATTGGCAGTACGATTAGAATCGACTGGAAGGAGAAAAATCCGGATCAATATGCTATGTATTTTCAGTGCACAAGCAAACTTGTACCCGCTTTCAAAGCTGCATTCAAAGACTTGTTCCAATATGAAGGCAGTCGTGCAATTACTTTTCAGCTAGAGGAAGAGATCCCTGAAGCTGAATTAAAAAAGTGTATAAAAGCAGCTCTTACCTATCACCGAGTAAAAAAAGAGCCTTTATTAGGTCTCACCAATTAGAATACCAGTAGTAAATATTTAGCATATGCCTAGACCAACCTCAAAAGTAGAACTCATTTCTTTAAGCAACGAGAATCATCAAAAACTAATCAATTATATAGATCAGTTATCATCCGATCAACAAACTGCCGAATTTCCCAAAGGAACATTGAACAGAAATATCAGCGATGTGCTAGCTCATCTTCACGAATGGAATACGATGACATTGGGATGGTACGAGGTGGGCATGACAGGAGAAAAACCAGATATGCCTGCTCAGGGATATTCCTGGAAGGATCTCCCTGATCTGAATAAAAAGATTTGGGAGAAGTACCAAAGTATTACTATTTCAAAGGCTAAAGAGATGTTTAATGACTCCTTCAAGAAACTTCAAGAGGTCATCGAGAAACATACCGACGAAGAGCTATTCGAAAAGAAAAAATACAAATGGACTGGGACGACATCCCTTGGCTCGTACCTCATATCAGCAACATCCAGCCACAACGTTTGGGCGTTGAAACTGATAAAGAAGGCTACAAAATCTTAAGAATAGGCGTTGTGAGATACGTTTTATTCGAATTCAATCGAATCTAAAGGACTCTCAATTGCAAGTAGACGAGGCTCTGAGATATGGGTATAAATCATGGTTGTCTTTATACTATTATGTCCAAGCAATTTCTGAATAATTCTTATATCAGTCCCATTTTCGAGTAAATG of Marinobacter alexandrii contains these proteins:
- a CDS encoding DUF1801 domain-containing protein, which codes for MKSLQISSNPEVESRFNNYSDEIRDKILNLSRLIIEVAEEIEEINNLEETLKWGEPSYITKIGSTIRIDWKEKNPDQYAMYFQCTSKLVPAFKAAFKDLFQYEGSRAITFQLEEEIPEAELKKCIKAALTYHRVKKEPLLGLTN
- a CDS encoding ClbS/DfsB family four-helix bundle protein — encoded protein: MPRPTSKVELISLSNENHQKLINYIDQLSSDQQTAEFPKGTLNRNISDVLAHLHEWNTMTLGWYEVGMTGEKPDMPAQGYSWKDLPDLNKKIWEKYQSITISKAKEMFNDSFKKLQEVIEKHTDEELFEKKKYKWTGTTSLGSYLISATSSHNVWALKLIKKATKS